The stretch of DNA CGAGCCGGTTGCGCTCGCGGTGCATGACCGCGTGCGCATCAGCGAGGGCCGCATGTTCACGCCGAGCGCACACGAGGCTGTCGTCGGCCGCGGCGTGCTGGGGCGGTACGCCGGGGCCGAGCTCGGGAATGCGCTCGAGTTCGGGCGGGGCAAATGGAAGGTCGTGGGAATTTTCGACGCCGGCAGTTCGTCGTTCGAGAGCGAAGTGTGGGTGGACGTGCGGGAGTTGGCCAATGACGCGAAGCGCACTTTCCCCTATTCCGGCATCCGCCTGCGCGTGGCGGCACCCGCGGATCTGGAACCGCTGCGGCGGCGTATCAACGACGACCCGCGCTACGCGCTCGAAGCGCAGCGTGAGACCGACTACTACGCCAAGCAGGCGAAATCGGCGGACTCGCTGTACGTGCTGGTGGTCGGGATCGCCGTGCTCGCCGGGATCGGCGCGGGTTTTGGTGCCTCCAACACCATGTACGCCGCCGTGCAAGCGCGGACGGCGGAGATCGGAACCTTGCGGGCGCTGGGCTTTTCACGCCGCGCCATCCTGTCGGCATTCGAGATCGAGTCAGTGGCGCTCTCGGGTGTCGGCTTCCTCGTCGGCGCCGGGTGCGCTATGGGCCTTTCGCTCGTGCTGGAATGGTGGATCGGCAGCGTGGCCTTTGGCGCCAGCACCTTTACCACGAGTGTGGTCACGCTCCACGTCGCCGCATCCGA from Candidatus Binatia bacterium encodes:
- a CDS encoding ABC transporter permease, with protein sequence MLLPLSYSLRNLRARPGRSLMTAGVIALVVVACTLFLGLISSLKRTFATSGDPLNLVVMRKGSDNDGSSQLSLEAFHAVRFFDGIARDAEDRPLASPELVVQPFFRTRSGGRENVLVRGVEPVALAVHDRVRISEGRMFTPSAHEAVVGRGVLGRYAGAELGNALEFGRGKWKVVGIFDAGSSSFESEVWVDVRELANDAKRTFPYSGIRLRVAAPADLEPLRRRINDDPRYALEAQRETDYYAKQAKSADSLYVLVVGIAVLAGIGAGFGASNTMYAAVQARTAEIGTLRALGFSRRAILSAFEIESVALSGVGFLVGAGCAMGLSLVLEWWIGSVAFGASTFTTSVVTLHVAASDLVGAFVLALIIGVCGGLGPAWRAARLRPIEALRKA